AAACATGTCAATGGAGCATTTGTGTCTATAAAATACAATGTATAACTAACAAGAATGCAATGAGTTCAATATATTGGTGGTTAAGGAGAATATGATTATAAACTGAATTTTTTCCTTGGCAGCTACAGTATTTTACTTTAGGGTTTACACCCAAGGAAACTAGCACTTCATTGGCGATTTCCAGTTACACCTAATGAAATGTGAATTACCTTGGTGGTTTCTAATAACATTAAAGGAAATATGAATTACCTTGGTGATTTTGAATAGTACCCGAGCAATTGAGGAAATACCTTGGCGGTTTGTAATAACACTCAAGGAAATATATAATTACCTTGGCGGTTCAGACTAGCACTCAAGGAAATATGGAATTAACTTGGTGGTTTCGGTTAGCACTCAAGATCAAGAATATGCATTTCTTGGAGGTTTCATACGACCCCCAGGGTAATGATATATCCTTGGGGGTTCAATTTCACTCCTCAAGGAAATTGGTGGCCCCAAGGATATTCGGTTTTCTGGTAGTGGTGGAGGGCTCACCTCCGAcctatcttcttcacttgattaTGGTTCTGTACTTCTATTAGCTTGATGATCCTGAAACCAGTGTCTCTTTCTTGTTTCCATAGCCGGGTATACGGGAACATGGTCATCGCTCGTTCAGATCTACCATCAATGAGCCTCCTTCCCAGTCGCGGAGCATTTTGAAGTTGGGTATTCCCGGGACCAAAAAAATCCAATGCATAGCAACATAGTTTTAAATATAATTAATAGTAGTATTCTATCCCGCAAACTCTTCAAATccattttcttcttcattttgcaACCGAAAGCAAActataggaaaaatatatgcacaCTATTAACTAAaaatcactagcactagcacacATTCATATTCGTAAATCCAAATCGGTATTCAGTAAATCCCTCACCGTCGGTTGTCCTGCTGTGTCCTGGTGGCATACAAGCCTGGTGCGGTGGTGCCTGGTGGGTTGGTGGGCGCGCGTCGGTGTCCTGCAGGACGTCATGGCGCTCGGGCGCTGTGCCGCTGCCGCGCTGAGCGCTACGCCCCTCATGGCCACCCCCAACCGGCCCCCTAGCAGGCTAGCACATAGAGCCAGGTGGCCAGATGCAGCCGCCACCGCGACTGCCTATCGCCTTGAGCCTCAGGCCGGCAGGCCCCGGCCGCCCTACGTGGCCGCGTCCCCGGCACCTCCTACCGCCGCTCACCGAGAGTTGAGCATCGCCGCCACTCGTCGGGACCAGGGTCAGGAGAAATGGAGAAGGCGTGAGAAGCGGGATAGGAGATTTTGCCGAAAGGAGGAGCACAGGTGTGTCCGTGTGGCTTAGTGGGCCACTGGGGGCCTGCGCCCTTGCCCCTTGCGGGCTGGCCTGGAAGGCTAGAAAGGAAAGGAGGCCGCGAATAGGAAGCTGAGGGCTGAGTTTCTACTCGAAAATTTAATCGACAATTAACACCAATATATACATTATACATAtgagtatatacacatatatatacacactagATAATTGCCCGTGCGTTGCAGGGAGGCAACAAAATTTGTATGAATATTTCGAAGCCAAGTCAAAATGAAGACCCCAATTTGCACACGTTATCTATCTATTATACACCTAAAAAATAACTAAGGGTATCGTCAGCGCAATAATCCTACGTGAAAACTGCAAGGTTACTCTTCTCTCTGTTCCCTATGACGTACATGATTCCGTTTCCTACGTCTTTTTCCCTAAGTGACTGTGCCGCAGAGAAGATGAAAGGCACGGCGACGAAATCGTACGTGGCCTCCGACCCGAACCCCACGGCAACGATCGTGGTCCTAGTCGCCGCCGGCGTGGGCGAGAGTGCGAGACGAAAGGCACGGCGATGAAGTCGTACCTCGTACTTGGCCTCCGACACGAACCCCACAGACCGAACCCCACGGCGACAATCGTGGTTGCCGAGACGCAGGTGGGCATGCGCCCCTCGCCGGTGGACCGGTGGTGGCGGCGTTCTCGTCACGCGGGCCAAACATGCATGACACCAGAGATCCTGAAGCCAGATATAATCGTGGCGCGGTGAACATCCTGGTGGCGTGGATGGAAAGGCCGTGCCGACGGATCTCGCCGTCGACACCTGCTGCGTGGGAAACAACATCTCGAGCACGCCCATGTGGTGCCCGCACGTGAGCGGGCTCGCCGCGCTACTCCAGAGCGTGCAACCGGAGTGGAGCCCTGCCACCGTGCGCTCGGTGCTGATGGCCATGGGTCCACAGCCTACGCTGGGTACTCCGACGGTGTGGGTCGCCCTTGCTGGATGCGGCGACGGGCAGGACAACCACGTCGTTCGACTACGGCGCGGCGTGGGGCACATAGACCCCGTGTGGCCACTGGACCCGGTTCTGATGTGCGAGCTGGGCACCAGCGACTACGTGGACTCTCCGTGCGCGCTCAAGTACAGCTCCACCATGATCGCCGCCTTGGCGCGGAGCCGAGAGTACGCGTGCGCCGAGAACAAGACCTACTCCTTGGGCAGCCAGCTACCCGTCCTTCTCGGTGGTCTACTCGATGGCGGCGGGACCCGATCGACCACCGACGCACACGAGGAAACTGAGTCGCTAACCAACGTGGGCGGGGCTGGCACGTACAAGGTGTCGACATCTTCGCTCGCCGCCACCAAGTGCGTGGCCGTGGAGCCGACGGAGCTGGAGTTCAAGTCGGTGGGGGAGAAGAGATGCAGGGTGAGGTTCACGCCCAAGTCGCTGCCGTCGGGCGCCACCGGTTTCAGGGGGATCTTTTGGTTGCACAGGAAGAACAGCGTGGATGGATGATGGATCATGGATACAACAAGGTTTATTGCTCCTCAGACTCAAAAAAGGCTCATAATTTTGGTGATGGTTGGATGAGAGTGATGGTGCTCGATTGAAATGGAATTATTATTGAGAGGAGATGCAGGTCGGAATGGATGATTTGGGGTACTATATGTCGGACGTTGATAAATATAATTaagagaaaaaaattagagaaggaCTGAATAAATTTGAAAATAATTTAGGGTCTCCAAAACAAATTgtttattagttttttttattattttcaggAAAGATCAAATCAACTTAAACTTGTAAAATACATAATATAACACATAAGTATTAATTAAaaatgtgaaaccaattttgttagatttCTATAAACTAATCTGCAGGATAAGTGATCATAAAGATCACAAAACGAGCATTATATCTTCAATGTAATTAGATTTGTACAATTCTTAATATGTTTGTCAAAGCCAGAAGCCACGAGCGCCACCGCTATAGGTGTGGGGCAAAATTGTGTGACGCCGTACAACAC
This sequence is a window from Miscanthus floridulus cultivar M001 chromosome 10, ASM1932011v1, whole genome shotgun sequence. Protein-coding genes within it:
- the LOC136489808 gene encoding subtilisin-like protease SBT1.7 — encoded protein: MWCPHVSGLAALLQSVQPEWSPATVRSVLMAMGPQPTLGTPTVWVALAGCGDGQDNHVVRLRRGVGHIDPVWPLDPVLMCELGTSDYVDSPCALKYSSTMIAALARSREYACAENKTYSLGSQLPVLLGGLLDGGGTRSTTDAHEETESLTNVGGAGTYKVSTSSLAATKCVAVEPTELEFKSVGEKRCRVRFTPKSLPSGATGFRGIFWLHRKNSVDG